The following are from one region of the Pectobacterium actinidiae genome:
- the fghA gene encoding S-formylglutathione hydrolase, translated as MNSSLELLEEHRMFGGWQQRYRHVSETLNTTMTFSIYLPPTQDDTPPPVLYWLSGLTCNDENFTTKAGAQRVASELGLVLVMPDTSPRGDGVADDAGYDLGQGAGFYVNATQAPWAAHYRMYDYISSELPALIQQHFNVNSRQSISGHSMGGHGALMLALRNPDQFLSASAFAPIVNPSQVPWGRKALTAYLGEDETQWLQYDSCHLLANSQKKLPILVDQGDCDQFLPDQLQPAKLEALASQYDWPLTLRTQSGYDHSYFFIASFIEDHLRFHAHYLYA; from the coding sequence ATGAATTCATCACTGGAACTGCTGGAAGAACACCGTATGTTTGGTGGCTGGCAACAGCGCTACCGCCATGTGTCAGAAACGCTGAATACCACCATGACATTCAGCATTTATCTGCCACCAACACAGGATGACACGCCGCCACCCGTGCTTTACTGGCTGTCTGGGTTAACCTGCAATGACGAAAATTTTACGACGAAAGCCGGTGCACAGCGCGTTGCCTCTGAGCTGGGTCTGGTACTGGTCATGCCGGACACCAGCCCACGCGGCGATGGCGTAGCGGACGACGCAGGGTACGATCTGGGTCAGGGCGCGGGATTCTATGTGAATGCTACGCAGGCTCCCTGGGCGGCACACTACCGCATGTATGACTATATCAGCAGCGAATTACCCGCGCTGATCCAGCAACATTTTAACGTGAATAGCCGTCAGTCCATTAGTGGGCATTCGATGGGCGGGCACGGTGCGCTGATGCTGGCGCTACGCAACCCGGATCAATTCCTGTCGGCGTCGGCATTCGCACCGATCGTTAATCCAAGTCAGGTTCCCTGGGGGCGCAAGGCGCTTACGGCCTACCTCGGTGAGGATGAAACACAGTGGTTGCAGTATGACAGTTGCCATTTGCTGGCAAATAGCCAGAAGAAGCTGCCCATACTGGTCGATCAGGGCGATTGCGATCAGTTCCTCCCCGATCAGTTGCAACCGGCGAAACTGGAAGCGCTGGCGAGCCAGTACGACTGGCCACTGACGCTGCGGACACAGTCTGGCTATGATCACAGCTATTTCTTCATCGCCAGCTTCATCGAAGATCACCTACGCTTCCACGCCCACTATTTGTACGCATAA
- a CDS encoding S-(hydroxymethyl)glutathione dehydrogenase/class III alcohol dehydrogenase, translated as MQMIKTRAAIAWGPNQPLSVEEVDLMPPQKGEVLVRIVATGVCHTDAYTLSGKDPEGVFPAILGHEGGGIVEAIGEGVTSVAVGDHVIPLYTPECGECKFCRSGKTNLCQAIRSTQGKGLMPDGTTRFSKNGQPIFHYMGTSTFAEHTVVPEISLAKVNKEAPLEEVCLLGCGVTTGMGAVLNTAKVKAGDTVAVFGLGGIGLSAIIGAQMAGARRIIGVDLNTSKFDLARKLGATDLINPKDYDKPIQDVIVELTDGGVDFSFECIGNVNVMRSALECCHKGWGESIIIGVAGAGEEIATRPFQLVTGRVWRGSAFGGVKGRSELPGIVDRYLKGEFPLNDFITHTMGLDEINTAFDLMHEGKSIRSVIHFG; from the coding sequence ATGCAAATGATTAAAACCCGCGCCGCCATCGCCTGGGGTCCCAACCAGCCACTGTCGGTTGAAGAAGTGGATTTGATGCCACCACAGAAAGGTGAAGTGTTAGTTCGCATCGTCGCAACTGGCGTATGCCACACGGATGCCTACACGCTGTCCGGCAAAGATCCTGAAGGCGTATTCCCAGCGATTCTGGGTCATGAAGGCGGCGGAATCGTTGAAGCGATCGGGGAAGGTGTAACCAGCGTTGCCGTCGGCGATCACGTTATTCCGCTTTACACCCCAGAATGTGGCGAATGTAAATTCTGTCGCTCCGGCAAAACCAACCTGTGTCAGGCTATCCGCTCCACGCAGGGCAAAGGCTTGATGCCAGACGGCACCACTCGCTTCTCCAAAAACGGCCAGCCGATTTTCCATTACATGGGCACATCCACCTTCGCAGAACACACCGTGGTGCCTGAAATTTCGCTGGCGAAAGTGAATAAAGAAGCGCCGCTGGAAGAAGTCTGCCTGCTGGGCTGTGGCGTCACCACGGGTATGGGTGCCGTGCTGAATACCGCAAAAGTGAAAGCGGGCGATACGGTTGCAGTTTTCGGTCTCGGCGGCATTGGTTTGTCGGCGATTATCGGGGCGCAAATGGCAGGAGCCAGACGCATCATCGGTGTCGATCTCAACACCAGCAAATTCGATCTGGCACGTAAATTGGGTGCTACCGATCTGATCAACCCGAAAGATTACGATAAGCCGATTCAGGACGTCATCGTTGAATTGACCGATGGCGGCGTGGACTTCTCCTTCGAATGTATCGGTAACGTCAATGTCATGCGTTCTGCGCTAGAGTGCTGTCATAAAGGCTGGGGTGAATCCATCATCATCGGTGTGGCAGGCGCGGGCGAAGAAATCGCAACCCGTCCGTTCCAACTGGTGACCGGTCGCGTATGGCGCGGTTCTGCTTTCGGCGGCGTGAAAGGCCGTAGCGAGCTGCCCGGCATTGTCGATCGTTACCTGAAAGGCGAGTTTCCGCTGAATGACTTCATCACCCACACCATGGGGCTGGACGAGATCAACACGGCATTCGATTTAATGCATGAAGGCAAATCGATTCGCTCAGTGATTCATTTCGGTTAA
- the ptrR gene encoding putrescine utilization regulator PtrR, which produces MDLTQLRMFCLVAETGSVARAAEQLHRVPSNLTTRLRQLEQELGTDLFIREKQRLRLSPIGHNFLCYAQRILALSEEAISMTRTGEPAGNFALGSMESTAATRLPMLLAAYHQRYPTVSLSLNTGTSGEIIERVRAGTLAAALVDGPVVYDELNGCACFTERLVLISDTTHAPITHARDASHDTLFAFRPSCSYRKRLENWFRQDGVVPGTIMEIHSYHAMLACVASGAGLAMLPYAVLESLPAGTRVQVHELPPDIAAASTWLVWRRDAFGPNVEALKKLIIEQSSIIELPAQSE; this is translated from the coding sequence ATGGATTTGACCCAGCTCCGCATGTTCTGTCTCGTCGCCGAAACGGGCTCCGTTGCGCGCGCCGCAGAGCAACTGCATCGAGTACCCTCAAATCTGACCACGCGGTTGCGCCAGTTGGAACAGGAATTGGGTACCGATCTGTTCATCCGTGAGAAACAGCGCCTGCGCCTATCCCCTATTGGGCACAATTTCTTATGTTATGCGCAGCGCATTCTGGCACTTAGCGAAGAAGCGATCAGCATGACGCGTACGGGTGAACCCGCAGGTAATTTCGCGCTCGGTTCGATGGAAAGCACTGCGGCAACCCGCTTGCCTATGCTATTAGCGGCTTATCATCAGCGCTACCCCACTGTCTCACTGTCTCTGAATACCGGTACATCCGGGGAAATCATTGAGCGCGTGCGGGCGGGAACGCTGGCAGCCGCGTTAGTCGATGGCCCCGTTGTCTACGATGAGCTGAATGGGTGCGCATGTTTTACGGAACGACTCGTGCTGATATCTGACACGACACACGCGCCGATTACCCATGCACGGGATGCCAGCCACGATACGCTGTTTGCCTTCCGCCCCAGTTGTTCTTACAGAAAGCGCCTTGAGAACTGGTTTCGCCAGGATGGCGTAGTGCCCGGCACTATCATGGAAATCCACTCATACCATGCCATGCTTGCCTGTGTAGCCAGCGGTGCCGGACTCGCCATGCTCCCCTATGCCGTCCTTGAATCGCTGCCCGCAGGCACACGCGTTCAGGTACATGAATTACCGCCCGATATCGCCGCCGCGTCCACCTGGCTCGTCTGGCGACGTGACGCCTTCGGCCCTAATGTCGAGGCGCTTAAAAAGCTCATTATTGAGCAGTCCAGCATTATTGAACTACCCGCTCAGTCGGAATGA
- a CDS encoding methyl-accepting chemotaxis protein translates to MNFLKNITIRAMLLTILGLFLVVWGGASFFTTTSLSSMTKLLESGETQRKNVEMLVKGNDQYFRTVTRLLRSMDFQQTGETAEAEKVFTAAMTAFKNTSDQLAAFKAAGHAGVDKETADNMIAAWTQLLDNGLTPMLNAARENRQEEFRQLFRKTYPPLSVAFGGNMEKYQTAIMSSSDASMSEVYSLADWSNRILLGAMVLGLLILLLTDRYLVHYLVKPLNMIKGYFQVLAAGQLGHPLEEFGRNCAGQLIPYLKEMQGSLVNTVSIIRDSSASIHQGSSEIKSGNNDLSARTEQQAAALEQTAASMEELSATVKQNADNVHQATKLAQDASIAAKKGGDVTADVMATMASITTSSKKIADITSVINGIAFQTNILALNAAVEAARAGEQGRGFAVVAGEVRNLAQRSAQAAKEIESLIAESVERVNMGSNQVTQTGEAMDSIISAITRVNDLMGEIASASDEQSRGITQIGQAVTEMDGVTQQNSALVQESAAAAASLEDQARQLTEAVSVFQLSDSQALRHPQQRLAEKAPAAQKPMLLAAAGGKKVNANDNWETF, encoded by the coding sequence GTGAATTTTTTAAAAAATATTACCATCAGGGCAATGCTTTTAACCATATTAGGTCTGTTTCTGGTTGTATGGGGGGGAGCGTCTTTCTTTACCACCACCTCATTAAGCAGCATGACCAAACTATTGGAGTCCGGCGAAACTCAGCGTAAAAACGTAGAGATGCTGGTAAAAGGCAACGACCAATATTTTCGTACGGTTACTCGCTTGTTGCGTTCTATGGATTTCCAACAAACAGGCGAAACAGCGGAAGCAGAAAAAGTATTTACGGCAGCAATGACCGCGTTTAAAAACACGTCAGATCAACTGGCTGCGTTTAAAGCCGCTGGGCATGCTGGTGTCGATAAAGAAACGGCAGACAATATGATTGCCGCGTGGACCCAGTTACTGGATAACGGGTTGACGCCGATGCTGAACGCTGCGCGTGAGAATCGTCAAGAAGAGTTTCGTCAACTTTTCCGTAAAACCTACCCACCGCTGAGCGTGGCGTTTGGCGGCAATATGGAAAAATATCAGACTGCGATTATGTCGTCATCTGACGCGTCAATGAGCGAGGTTTACAGCCTGGCTGACTGGAGTAATCGTATTTTGCTGGGGGCTATGGTTCTTGGATTGCTCATCCTGCTGCTGACGGATCGCTATTTGGTTCACTATCTGGTCAAGCCGTTGAATATGATCAAAGGCTATTTTCAGGTGCTGGCAGCCGGTCAGCTTGGTCACCCACTTGAAGAGTTTGGCCGCAACTGTGCCGGACAACTGATTCCTTATCTGAAAGAGATGCAGGGCAGTCTGGTTAATACGGTGTCCATTATTCGCGACAGCTCGGCATCGATTCATCAGGGCTCGAGTGAAATCAAAAGCGGCAACAACGATCTGTCCGCCCGTACTGAACAGCAGGCTGCTGCACTGGAGCAGACCGCTGCCAGTATGGAAGAGCTGAGCGCGACGGTGAAACAGAATGCCGATAACGTTCATCAGGCTACCAAGCTGGCGCAGGACGCTTCTATTGCGGCGAAGAAAGGCGGCGACGTCACGGCAGATGTGATGGCGACGATGGCAAGTATTACGACCAGTTCGAAGAAAATTGCCGACATCACCAGTGTCATTAACGGCATTGCTTTCCAGACCAATATTCTGGCGCTGAACGCCGCGGTAGAAGCCGCCAGAGCCGGTGAACAAGGCCGTGGTTTTGCAGTCGTTGCGGGCGAAGTTCGTAATCTGGCGCAGCGCAGTGCTCAGGCGGCGAAAGAAATTGAAAGCCTGATTGCCGAATCGGTTGAACGCGTTAACATGGGGTCAAATCAAGTCACACAAACCGGTGAAGCGATGGATTCCATCATTTCCGCCATTACCCGAGTGAACGATTTGATGGGCGAAATTGCATCGGCATCGGATGAACAGAGCCGCGGTATTACCCAGATCGGTCAGGCTGTTACCGAGATGGATGGCGTTACCCAGCAGAACTCCGCATTGGTACAGGAATCTGCCGCTGCCGCAGCATCGTTGGAAGATCAGGCTCGTCAGTTAACGGAAGCGGTATCGGTGTTCCAACTGTCGGATTCACAGGCACTTCGTCATCCTCAACAGCGCCTGGCGGAGAAAGCGCCAGCCGCGCAAAAACCGATGTTATTAGCGGCCGCTGGCGGCAAGAAGGTCAATGCTAACGACAACTGGGAAACCTTCTGA
- the folE gene encoding GTP cyclohydrolase I FolE, which translates to MSSLSKEAVMVHEALLSRGLETPLRGALLDRDTRKQRIAEHMTEIMNLLSLDLGDDSLAETPTRIAKMYVDEIFSGLDYANFPKITIIENKMKVDEMVTVRDITLTSTCEHHFVTIDGKATVAYIPKDGVIGLSKLNRIVQFFSQRPQVQERLTQQILVALQTLLGTSNVAVSIDAVHYCVKARGIRDATSATTTTSLGGLFKSSQNTRQEFLRAVRHHN; encoded by the coding sequence ATGTCATCACTAAGTAAAGAAGCCGTTATGGTGCACGAAGCGCTGCTGTCACGCGGTCTGGAAACGCCGCTGCGCGGCGCGTTGTTGGATCGGGATACGCGTAAGCAACGTATTGCCGAGCATATGACGGAAATTATGAATTTGCTGAGCCTCGATCTGGGCGATGACAGCCTGGCTGAAACACCGACGCGTATCGCCAAAATGTACGTTGATGAAATATTCTCCGGTTTGGACTACGCCAACTTCCCTAAAATCACCATCATCGAAAACAAAATGAAGGTCGATGAAATGGTTACCGTACGGGATATCACGCTGACCAGCACCTGCGAACACCATTTCGTGACGATCGATGGAAAAGCAACGGTGGCGTATATTCCGAAAGATGGCGTCATCGGCTTGTCGAAGCTCAACCGAATCGTCCAGTTTTTCTCTCAGCGTCCTCAGGTGCAGGAGCGCTTAACGCAGCAGATTCTGGTCGCGCTGCAAACGCTGTTGGGTACGAGCAACGTTGCGGTTTCGATTGATGCGGTGCACTACTGCGTGAAGGCTCGCGGCATTCGTGATGCAACCAGCGCCACGACCACCACATCGCTCGGAGGGCTGTTTAAATCCAGCCAAAATACGCGTCAGGAATTCTTGCGCGCGGTGCGCCACCACAATTAA
- the yeiB gene encoding DUF418 domain-containing protein YeiB — translation MPSQTIPSPPLPSSRIVALDFARGVAILGILLLNITAFGLPHAAYLNPAWQGQTTLSDALTWAAMDLLAQAKFLTLFSLLFGAGLQLLLSRGKRWVHARLFWLMIIGLIHAIFLWDGDILLDYALIGLVCYGMIRHAESSRLLMRTGVVLYLVGIGVLFVLSQILSLQPGRFWLPGMADIAYEAYWRALGGPEAWGNRVDLLTESLLSLGVQYGWLLAGSMLLGAGLMRSGWLKGEFSTAHYRKVALWLIPLGVAINSIGVVGQWLVGWEYRWSGLLLQIPRELSSPLQAIGYLALCYGFWATLCQWRITYWMTNVGRMALTNYLLQTLICVVLFNQLGLFMAFSRLQLLALVPAIWGVNLVFSHYWLCYFRQGPLEWLWRTLTNAIGKTA, via the coding sequence ATGCCCTCTCAAACTATACCGTCACCTCCATTACCCTCTTCGCGGATCGTTGCGCTGGATTTCGCGCGCGGCGTCGCTATCCTGGGCATTTTACTGCTGAATATTACGGCATTTGGCTTACCGCACGCAGCTTACCTGAATCCTGCCTGGCAGGGGCAAACCACATTATCTGATGCCTTAACCTGGGCGGCGATGGATCTGCTTGCGCAGGCGAAATTTCTGACGCTGTTTTCTCTTCTTTTTGGCGCGGGGTTACAATTGCTGCTGTCGCGGGGGAAACGTTGGGTACATGCACGTCTGTTCTGGTTGATGATCATCGGGCTGATTCATGCCATTTTCCTGTGGGATGGCGACATTTTACTCGACTATGCGCTGATTGGTCTGGTGTGTTACGGCATGATTCGCCACGCGGAAAGCAGCCGATTGCTCATGCGCACGGGAGTTGTTCTGTATCTGGTGGGCATCGGCGTGCTGTTTGTGCTGAGCCAGATTTTGAGCCTGCAACCGGGACGTTTCTGGCTGCCGGGCATGGCGGATATCGCCTATGAGGCCTACTGGCGGGCGTTAGGTGGGCCGGAAGCGTGGGGGAACCGTGTCGATCTGCTAACGGAAAGCCTGTTGTCGCTGGGCGTGCAGTACGGCTGGCTGTTGGCCGGGTCGATGCTGCTAGGTGCAGGATTGATGCGCAGCGGCTGGCTGAAAGGTGAGTTTAGTACGGCACATTACCGTAAGGTTGCGCTGTGGCTGATTCCACTGGGTGTGGCAATTAACAGCATTGGTGTGGTGGGACAGTGGCTGGTGGGGTGGGAGTATCGCTGGAGCGGGCTGTTATTGCAGATCCCGCGTGAACTGAGTTCACCTTTGCAGGCTATAGGATATCTGGCGCTGTGCTACGGTTTTTGGGCCACGCTGTGTCAATGGCGCATCACGTATTGGATGACCAATGTCGGGCGCATGGCGTTAACCAACTATTTGCTGCAAACGTTGATTTGTGTGGTGTTGTTTAATCAGCTTGGCCTGTTTATGGCGTTCAGCCGCCTGCAACTATTGGCGCTGGTGCCCGCTATCTGGGGAGTCAATCTGGTCTTTTCTCACTACTGGCTGTGCTATTTCCGGCAGGGGCCGCTCGAATGGTTATGGCGTACGCTCACCAATGCGATAGGGAAAACGGCGTAG
- the sanA gene encoding outer membrane permeability protein SanA, with translation MWKRLTFGLLALIGVLLLSAFALDRWISWKTAPFIYDELQTLPKRQVGVVLGTAKYYRTGVINQYYLFRMQGTINAYNSGKVSYLLLSGDNALQSYNEPMTMRRDLIAAGVPPSDIVLDYAGFRTLDSIVRTRKVFDTNDFTIITQRFHCERALFIALHLGIQAQCYAVPSPKNMMTVRVREFGARLGALFDLYILKREPRFLGPQVPIPAEHTIPDDAPDYPAVLPEQVLPAPVQQAKPLTKAEPESDSHNSHVTP, from the coding sequence ATGTGGAAACGCCTGACATTCGGTTTGTTAGCCCTCATTGGCGTGCTGCTGCTCTCTGCTTTTGCCCTCGATCGTTGGATCAGTTGGAAAACCGCGCCATTTATTTACGATGAGCTTCAAACCTTGCCGAAACGTCAGGTCGGTGTCGTCTTGGGAACGGCGAAGTATTACCGTACCGGCGTGATCAATCAGTATTACCTGTTCCGTATGCAGGGGACGATTAACGCTTACAACAGCGGTAAAGTCAGCTATCTGCTTTTAAGCGGTGATAACGCACTGCAAAGTTACAATGAACCGATGACGATGCGCCGTGACTTGATCGCCGCAGGCGTTCCGCCTTCGGATATCGTGCTGGACTATGCAGGGTTCCGCACGCTGGATTCCATCGTCAGAACGCGCAAAGTGTTTGATACCAACGATTTCACCATCATCACCCAGCGTTTTCACTGCGAACGTGCACTATTCATCGCGCTGCATCTTGGCATTCAGGCGCAGTGCTACGCCGTACCTTCCCCGAAAAATATGATGACGGTACGGGTTCGTGAGTTTGGTGCACGTTTGGGTGCACTGTTCGATCTGTATATTCTCAAACGCGAGCCGCGCTTTTTAGGGCCACAGGTGCCGATTCCCGCCGAGCATACCATTCCAGACGACGCTCCAGATTATCCTGCCGTCCTGCCGGAACAGGTGCTTCCCGCGCCAGTGCAGCAGGCTAAGCCACTGACAAAAGCTGAGCCCGAATCCGACTCACACAATTCGCACGTTACACCGTAG
- the rimO gene encoding 30S ribosomal protein S12 methylthiotransferase RimO: MSNVSTPQPRIGFVSLGCPKNLVDSERILTELRTEGYQVVPRYDDAELVIVNTCGFIDSAVQESLEAIGEALNENGKVIVTGCLGAKENQIREVHPKVLEITGPHSYEQVLSHVHQYVPKPTHNPFTSLVPEQGVKLTPRHYAYLKISEGCDHRCTFCIIPSMRGDLDSRPIGSVLDEAKRLVDAGVKELLVISQDTSAYGTDVKQRMGFWNGQPVKTSMVSLCEQLASLGVWVRLHYVYPYPHVDDVIPLMAEGKILPYLDIPLQHASPKILKLMKRPGAVERTLERIKRWREICPDLTLRSTFIVGFPGETEEDFQMLLDFLKEAKLDRVGCFKFSPVEGAAANALPDQVPEEVKEARFHRFMQLQQTISTQRLQDKIGREVLVLIDEIDEEGAIGRSMADAPEIDGAVYLNGETGVKVGDIVKVKVEHADEYDLWGSRI; the protein is encoded by the coding sequence ATGAGCAATGTTTCTACCCCGCAACCACGTATCGGCTTTGTTTCCCTCGGTTGCCCGAAAAACCTCGTCGACTCCGAGAGGATTCTGACCGAACTGCGTACTGAAGGTTATCAGGTCGTCCCACGTTATGACGACGCTGAACTGGTGATCGTCAATACCTGTGGTTTTATTGACAGCGCCGTACAAGAGTCGCTGGAAGCCATTGGCGAAGCGCTGAATGAAAACGGTAAAGTCATCGTAACGGGCTGTTTGGGTGCGAAAGAAAACCAAATACGCGAAGTGCATCCCAAAGTTCTGGAAATTACCGGCCCGCACAGCTACGAGCAGGTGCTATCCCACGTCCATCAATATGTCCCTAAACCGACACACAACCCGTTTACCAGTCTGGTGCCCGAGCAAGGTGTGAAACTCACACCGCGTCATTACGCCTATCTGAAAATCTCAGAAGGCTGTGACCATCGTTGTACGTTCTGCATCATCCCTTCTATGCGTGGCGATTTAGATAGCCGTCCAATTGGTTCGGTGCTGGATGAAGCGAAACGTCTGGTTGATGCCGGAGTAAAAGAGCTGCTGGTGATTTCTCAGGATACCTCAGCGTACGGTACAGATGTGAAGCAGCGTATGGGGTTCTGGAACGGTCAACCGGTCAAAACCAGCATGGTCAGCCTGTGTGAGCAACTGGCGTCGTTGGGCGTGTGGGTGCGCTTGCATTATGTCTACCCTTATCCACACGTAGACGATGTGATTCCGTTAATGGCGGAAGGCAAAATCCTGCCTTATCTGGACATTCCACTCCAGCACGCCAGCCCGAAAATTCTCAAGCTGATGAAGCGCCCTGGCGCGGTAGAAAGAACGCTGGAGCGCATTAAGCGCTGGCGCGAAATTTGCCCAGACCTAACGCTGCGCTCTACCTTTATTGTCGGTTTCCCTGGCGAAACGGAAGAAGACTTCCAGATGCTGCTCGATTTCCTGAAAGAAGCCAAACTGGATCGCGTGGGCTGCTTTAAATTCAGCCCGGTCGAAGGCGCAGCGGCAAATGCATTGCCAGATCAAGTACCGGAAGAGGTTAAAGAAGCGCGTTTCCACCGCTTCATGCAGCTTCAGCAGACAATTTCCACTCAGCGCTTGCAGGATAAAATTGGCCGTGAAGTGCTGGTGCTAATCGATGAAATCGACGAAGAAGGCGCGATTGGCCGTAGCATGGCTGACGCCCCTGAAATTGATGGCGCGGTTTACCTGAATGGCGAGACCGGCGTGAAAGTCGGTGACATCGTCAAGGTGAAGGTCGAACACGCAGACGAGTACGATCTGTGGGGTAGCCGAATTTAA
- a CDS encoding DUF2461 domain-containing protein: protein MKPSSPIFTGFTKESLTFLSKVKEENSKDWYDKNKPSYNKTLLEPFQNLVISLSPTIQEIDPVIEIRPDIGKTISRIYRDTRFSKDKSRYRDRMWLVFKRPQKEWIDSPVYFFEIRPHSFYYGLGYYAASRDTMDRVREHILKKEHTFLQATSSLLSQFELSGESYKRPLKPDLPEEIATWYNRKSFSVMVENPNISDLFNKQLAVTLKEAFISLSPLYAFLVNVEEEKRAATSPFII, encoded by the coding sequence ATGAAACCATCATCTCCGATATTTACTGGCTTTACAAAAGAAAGCCTTACGTTTCTCAGTAAGGTAAAAGAAGAAAACAGCAAAGACTGGTATGATAAAAATAAGCCTTCCTATAATAAGACCTTGTTAGAACCTTTCCAAAACTTAGTCATCTCATTATCACCGACGATACAGGAAATCGACCCTGTAATTGAAATAAGGCCCGATATAGGAAAGACGATTTCCCGCATATATCGAGACACTCGATTTTCTAAAGATAAATCACGCTATCGCGATAGAATGTGGCTCGTATTCAAACGTCCGCAAAAGGAGTGGATCGACTCACCGGTTTACTTTTTCGAAATCAGACCTCATTCTTTTTATTACGGTTTGGGTTATTACGCCGCAAGCCGTGACACAATGGATCGGGTAAGAGAACATATCCTGAAAAAAGAACACACTTTCTTACAGGCAACCAGCTCCCTATTATCCCAATTCGAACTGTCTGGTGAAAGTTATAAGCGCCCATTAAAGCCCGATTTGCCAGAGGAAATCGCCACCTGGTATAACAGGAAGTCTTTCTCTGTGATGGTAGAAAACCCTAATATATCAGACCTATTCAATAAACAACTTGCCGTTACATTGAAGGAGGCTTTTATCTCACTCTCCCCGTTATATGCTTTTCTTGTCAACGTTGAAGAGGAAAAAAGAGCGGCAACCTCCCCCTTCATCATTTGA
- a CDS encoding VOC family protein, with product MFKPNSVILYVNDVDASTTFYASIFGEGPIEAFPGFSVFSLKDGFILGLQTKHDIEPKPEPAFGGFELCLSDISIEEVDAIYNDFASRNVPMALTPTRLEFGYTFVALDPDGHRIRLCATDTSGIEKL from the coding sequence ATGTTTAAACCAAATAGTGTCATTCTCTATGTCAATGATGTTGATGCCAGCACAACGTTTTATGCGTCTATTTTTGGGGAGGGGCCTATTGAAGCTTTTCCTGGATTTTCCGTTTTTTCCTTGAAAGATGGATTTATCCTGGGGTTACAAACAAAGCATGATATTGAGCCTAAACCTGAACCTGCCTTTGGTGGGTTTGAACTGTGCCTGAGTGATATCTCAATTGAGGAAGTCGATGCTATTTATAATGACTTCGCATCCCGTAATGTACCGATGGCATTGACGCCGACAAGACTGGAGTTTGGTTATACATTTGTTGCACTCGACCCGGATGGACATCGAATTCGACTTTGTGCGACAGACACTAGCGGTATTGAAAAACTGTAA
- a CDS encoding SDR family oxidoreductase: protein MGKVWFITGASRGFGRIWTETALRRGDCVIAAAREPEKLADLCELFDDRLLPVTLDVCDRAAAVRAVEKGVHKFGRVDVVINNAGYALFCPLEDVPESDARKIIETNFLGSLWVIQAVLPLLREQKKGHIIQISSIAGLMTFPGMAMYNATKWAVEGLLETLAGEVDEFGIHVTLVEPGPHLTDWIGCSATRPPHSDIYPTLEEMQQRWPRLMPAAPESVAQPMMELVDAAKPPLRILLGEGLKELILKNGQHRLAEFI from the coding sequence GTGGGAAAAGTATGGTTTATTACGGGAGCTTCTCGTGGTTTTGGCCGTATATGGACGGAAACAGCATTGCGACGTGGCGATTGCGTCATTGCTGCTGCGCGAGAGCCAGAAAAATTAGCAGATTTATGTGAGTTATTCGATGACAGACTGTTACCGGTTACGTTGGATGTGTGCGACCGGGCTGCTGCCGTACGGGCGGTAGAAAAGGGTGTACACAAATTTGGCAGGGTTGATGTCGTTATCAATAATGCCGGATATGCGCTTTTCTGCCCGTTGGAAGACGTTCCAGAATCTGATGCCAGGAAGATTATTGAAACGAACTTTCTTGGTTCTCTATGGGTAATACAAGCGGTATTGCCATTATTGAGAGAGCAGAAGAAAGGCCACATTATTCAAATATCCAGCATTGCTGGTTTAATGACCTTCCCGGGTATGGCGATGTATAACGCGACTAAATGGGCAGTGGAAGGGTTGCTTGAAACATTGGCTGGTGAAGTCGACGAATTTGGTATTCATGTCACGTTAGTTGAACCTGGCCCACATTTAACTGACTGGATTGGTTGCTCGGCTACCCGACCGCCTCATAGTGATATTTATCCGACTCTGGAGGAGATGCAGCAGCGTTGGCCCCGATTAATGCCTGCTGCGCCGGAAAGTGTAGCGCAGCCAATGATGGAATTAGTTGACGCGGCTAAACCGCCGTTACGAATTTTATTAGGGGAGGGGTTAAAAGAGTTGATTTTAAAAAATGGGCAGCATCGTTTGGCTGAGTTTATATAA